In one Trichlorobacter lovleyi SZ genomic region, the following are encoded:
- a CDS encoding glycosyltransferase family 39 protein codes for MKVIKSYLFARNYPVWSDLLVVCSVFGSAFFLLLGRIGLIEPDEGRYAEIPREMLERCDFITPTLNYVAYFEKPPLHYWLTALSLKLIGMNEFAARLPGALAGLMTVLLVYGTVRAIWGRSEAINSAIVLGASTGFVVQSRINLTDMTLTFCLTAALCSFMIASYKHQRKKMYYYLFYLFCGLAVLTKGLIGVLFPACIILLYLMFNRSWHLLREMNLPGGILLLVVVTSPWFILVSQQNPDFAKFFFVHEHFERFLTTAHGRYQPLWFFVPIFLLTMLPWSFYAFRALWHGLQTRFQGETDPRFFLFIWVTFIFVFFSAVSG; via the coding sequence ATGAAAGTGATCAAATCATATTTGTTTGCACGTAATTATCCGGTTTGGAGTGACCTTTTAGTTGTTTGTTCAGTCTTTGGAAGTGCCTTTTTTTTGCTGCTGGGACGGATTGGGCTGATTGAGCCAGATGAAGGTCGCTATGCAGAAATCCCTCGGGAAATGCTTGAACGGTGCGACTTTATTACGCCAACTCTCAATTACGTCGCCTACTTTGAAAAACCACCCCTCCATTATTGGCTGACAGCACTGTCGCTGAAGCTTATTGGAATGAATGAGTTTGCTGCGCGCCTTCCAGGTGCTCTGGCGGGTTTAATGACGGTCCTGCTGGTATACGGTACGGTACGTGCCATTTGGGGGCGCAGTGAGGCAATCAACTCGGCAATTGTATTAGGTGCATCTACCGGATTTGTGGTGCAATCGCGTATCAATCTGACCGATATGACGCTAACATTCTGCCTGACTGCTGCACTTTGCAGTTTTATGATTGCATCATATAAGCACCAACGTAAGAAAATGTATTACTATCTTTTCTATCTCTTCTGTGGACTGGCCGTACTCACAAAAGGGTTGATAGGCGTGTTGTTCCCTGCCTGCATTATCCTGTTATATCTGATGTTTAACCGTTCCTGGCATCTGCTGCGCGAGATGAATCTCCCTGGCGGAATCTTGTTGCTGGTTGTGGTGACATCACCTTGGTTCATCTTGGTGTCGCAGCAAAACCCTGATTTTGCAAAATTCTTCTTTGTACATGAACATTTTGAGCGATTTCTGACCACAGCCCATGGTCGCTATCAACCGTTATGGTTTTTTGTCCCTATCTTTCTGCTTACCATGTTGCCCTGGTCGTTCTATGCCTTCAGAGCGCTTTGGCATGGTCTGCAGACCCGCTTTCAGGGAGAGACGGACCCACGATTCTTTTTATTTATCTGGGTTACCTTCATCTTTGTCTTTTTTTCAGCAGTGTCCGGTTAG
- a CDS encoding SOS response-associated peptidase family protein yields MQLKFTITDPTEQLNTVYGVQLPSDWVADDSIKYGKQGLIVRHDQCGKRQAMVRRMLGAADALTIDKRWFKSTVFKVCQCIVPINGYRVCSSNIWYEVTMKDGSLMHCAAICEGWQSKGGDIREGIILLTTAANVLLAPLYNKMPVLLHQRELDSWLRGERPILQELNRIASPYPSELMQVEQCVTK; encoded by the coding sequence ATGCAGCTTAAGTTTACCATTACAGACCCGACAGAACAGTTGAACACCGTCTATGGGGTGCAGTTGCCTTCTGACTGGGTCGCCGACGACAGCATCAAATATGGCAAACAGGGTCTGATTGTACGGCATGACCAGTGTGGGAAGCGTCAGGCCATGGTGAGACGTATGCTGGGTGCTGCAGACGCGCTGACGATCGATAAAAGATGGTTTAAGTCAACCGTGTTCAAGGTCTGCCAGTGCATTGTCCCGATAAATGGTTACCGTGTATGCAGCAGCAATATTTGGTACGAGGTCACAATGAAGGATGGCTCGTTAATGCATTGCGCAGCAATTTGCGAGGGCTGGCAAAGCAAGGGCGGTGACATCCGTGAAGGCATTATTCTGCTCACCACAGCGGCAAATGTGTTGCTTGCACCACTCTACAACAAAATGCCAGTGCTGTTGCATCAGAGAGAACTGGATAGTTGGCTGCGAGGTGAGCGTCCAATTCTGCAGGAGTTAAATCGAATTGCAAGCCCTTATCCGTCTGAGCTGATGCAGGTGGAACAGTGCGTTACGAAATAG
- the adeC gene encoding AdeC/AdeK/OprM family multidrug efflux complex outer membrane factor, which yields MKKRASFPVASVFCAALLAGALSGCTMAPSYTRPDAPVTAGWPSGEAYKAETAKADQKPLAEVPWREFFVEPRLQKVIELALANNRDLRVAALTIEKTRAQYRIQRADLLPTINGTAGATIQRTPADLSSTGRARVSEQYNVGLGVSNYELDLFGRVQSLKDQALEQYLATEQARNSVQISLVAEVANAWLTLAADRERLKITRDTLASQQEYYQLIKHRYDAGITSALDLYQAQTAVDAARVDIARYTTLVAQDENALGLLVGRPVAADLLPTELGSLTAVQELSVGLPSEVLLKRPDILAAEHRLKGANANIGAARAAFFPRIGLSAGFGTASAKLTDLFQPGSVAWNFVPQISVPLFDTGRNIAGLDVSKADRDIAVAQYEKAIQTAFREVADTLAQRGTINDQLAAQQSLTDATAESHRLSQARYDRGVDSYLTVIVAQRALYAAQQNLITVRLARLANQATAYKVLGGGAAK from the coding sequence ATGAAAAAACGAGCGTCATTTCCTGTTGCTTCGGTTTTTTGTGCAGCACTCCTGGCCGGTGCCTTGTCCGGTTGCACCATGGCCCCCAGCTACACCCGGCCTGATGCGCCGGTTACAGCTGGCTGGCCCAGCGGCGAGGCCTATAAGGCCGAGACTGCCAAGGCTGATCAGAAACCGCTGGCCGAGGTACCCTGGCGGGAGTTTTTTGTGGAGCCCCGCCTGCAGAAGGTGATTGAACTGGCCCTGGCCAACAACCGTGACCTGCGGGTGGCAGCCCTGACCATTGAGAAGACCCGTGCCCAGTACCGGATTCAGCGGGCCGACCTGCTGCCGACCATCAACGGCACTGCCGGGGCCACCATTCAGCGCACCCCGGCTGACCTCTCCTCAACCGGCCGGGCCCGTGTCAGTGAACAGTATAACGTCGGTCTGGGGGTCAGCAATTACGAGCTGGACCTGTTCGGCCGGGTGCAGAGTCTGAAAGACCAGGCCCTGGAGCAGTACCTGGCAACCGAACAGGCCAGAAACAGTGTCCAGATCAGCCTGGTGGCCGAAGTGGCCAATGCCTGGCTGACCCTGGCCGCTGACCGGGAGCGGCTCAAGATTACCCGTGATACCCTGGCAAGTCAGCAGGAGTACTACCAGCTCATCAAACATCGCTATGATGCCGGGATTACCTCGGCCCTTGACCTCTATCAGGCCCAAACCGCCGTGGATGCGGCCCGGGTGGATATCGCCCGCTACACCACTCTGGTGGCTCAGGATGAGAATGCCCTTGGCCTGCTGGTGGGCAGACCGGTAGCGGCCGACCTGTTGCCAACAGAGCTGGGCAGCCTGACGGCAGTGCAGGAACTGTCGGTGGGGCTGCCGTCCGAGGTGCTGCTGAAACGGCCTGACATCCTGGCTGCCGAACATCGGCTGAAAGGGGCCAACGCCAACATTGGCGCTGCCCGGGCCGCCTTCTTCCCCCGGATTGGCCTGAGTGCCGGTTTTGGTACGGCCAGTGCCAAGCTGACCGATCTGTTCCAGCCCGGTTCGGTGGCCTGGAATTTTGTGCCCCAGATCAGTGTGCCGCTGTTCGACACCGGCCGGAATATTGCCGGTCTGGATGTCAGCAAGGCAGATCGTGATATTGCCGTGGCCCAGTACGAAAAGGCGATCCAGACCGCCTTCCGGGAGGTGGCTGATACCCTGGCCCAGCGTGGTACTATTAATGACCAGCTGGCTGCCCAACAGTCGCTGACCGATGCCACGGCTGAAAGCCATCGTCTTTCGCAGGCCCGCTACGACAGGGGAGTGGACAGCTACCTGACCGTGATCGTTGCACAACGTGCCCTGTATGCTGCCCAGCAGAACCTGATCACGGTCCGGCTGGCCAGACTGGCCAATCAGGCCACCGCCTACAAGGTACTGGGGGGCGGGGCTGCCAAGTGA
- a CDS encoding IS4 family transposase, with protein sequence MTFTFEHQLSSLTWFHLHDHQSGRELLQVLDQDAFAKDHIAPPEGVSRGAFFEAMNTRGVQQLIEMYHYLQGQAKKLLPAAHPEWGDLIGIDGSLIDAMASMQWADYRDGAHKAKVHVGFDLNRGIPEKLFLSAGKADERPFVAKILKSGQTGVMDRYYQCHKNFDEWQEAEKHFVCRIRKATRKTVLKERELLEGSHVFLDVECLLGTKGQNQTEKPVRVIGYKVENKDFYVATDRFDLKAEEIALIYKLRWDIEIFFGWWKQHLKVYHLIARSPNGLMAQIMGGLITYLLLAIYCHEEHQEKVSIQRVRELRIAIHNEIIQMMAEYENDAKTETSTEYPAHASP encoded by the coding sequence TTGACCTTTACCTTTGAACACCAATTGTCTTCACTTACCTGGTTCCATCTTCACGACCACCAGTCAGGACGTGAGTTACTGCAGGTGCTCGATCAAGATGCTTTTGCCAAGGACCATATTGCACCACCCGAAGGGGTAAGTCGGGGCGCCTTTTTTGAGGCCATGAATACCCGTGGGGTGCAGCAGTTGATCGAGATGTATCACTATCTGCAAGGCCAGGCAAAGAAGTTGCTTCCTGCTGCCCATCCAGAATGGGGTGACCTGATCGGCATTGACGGCTCACTGATCGATGCCATGGCCTCCATGCAGTGGGCTGATTACCGGGACGGCGCACACAAGGCCAAGGTACATGTTGGTTTTGACCTGAATAGAGGCATTCCTGAAAAGCTCTTTCTGTCTGCAGGCAAGGCTGATGAACGCCCCTTTGTTGCCAAGATCCTGAAGTCTGGGCAGACCGGCGTTATGGATCGCTACTACCAGTGCCACAAGAACTTCGATGAGTGGCAGGAGGCTGAGAAACACTTTGTCTGCCGTATCAGAAAGGCCACCAGAAAGACGGTTCTGAAAGAGCGGGAACTTCTTGAAGGCAGCCATGTCTTTCTGGACGTAGAATGCCTTCTGGGAACCAAAGGACAAAACCAGACAGAAAAGCCAGTTCGTGTCATCGGCTACAAGGTGGAGAACAAGGATTTCTATGTTGCCACAGACCGGTTTGACCTGAAAGCTGAAGAAATAGCCCTCATCTACAAGCTCAGATGGGACATTGAGATCTTCTTTGGCTGGTGGAAGCAGCACCTCAAGGTGTACCACCTGATAGCTCGCAGTCCCAATGGCTTGATGGCGCAGATTATGGGTGGATTGATCACCTATCTGTTACTGGCCATTTACTGCCATGAAGAACATCAGGAAAAAGTCAGTATTCAACGTGTCAGAGAACTGAGAATTGCCATACACAACGAAATCATACAAATGATGGCTGAATATGAAAACGATGCAAAAACAGAAACTTCAACAGAATACCCAGCACATGCAAGTCCCTAA
- a CDS encoding TetR/AcrR family transcriptional regulator gives MENTDKRMAVIQAAMELIAENGFHGTPMSGIAKRAGVAAGTIYHYFESKDALIEATYALLEEQLLESIRQGYCEDSSVQERFLHIGRMLVSSFIVFPMKSRFIEQFHNSPYGVASRRERMLGKKNDLISSLFEEARQQGLIKDLPLPVIFALAFGPLLLICRDHIFGLITLDDLLIEKTVEACWNALKP, from the coding sequence ATGGAGAACACTGATAAGCGTATGGCCGTGATACAGGCTGCCATGGAGCTGATTGCTGAAAATGGATTTCATGGGACACCGATGTCCGGGATTGCCAAGCGTGCCGGTGTGGCAGCAGGTACCATTTACCATTACTTTGAAAGCAAAGACGCGCTTATTGAGGCTACCTATGCCCTTCTTGAAGAACAATTACTTGAGTCCATCAGGCAAGGGTATTGCGAAGATAGCTCTGTACAGGAGCGCTTCCTGCATATCGGACGGATGCTGGTAAGCTCTTTTATCGTATTCCCTATGAAATCTCGTTTTATTGAACAGTTTCATAATTCTCCCTATGGGGTTGCCAGCAGACGGGAAAGGATGTTGGGAAAAAAAAACGACCTTATCTCTTCACTTTTTGAAGAAGCCCGACAACAGGGTCTTATTAAAGATTTGCCCTTGCCGGTAATTTTTGCCCTGGCGTTTGGTCCCTTGCTGCTTATATGTCGTGATCATATCTTTGGGCTTATAACACTTGATGATCTTCTGATTGAAAAAACAGTCGAGGCCTGTTGGAATGCCCTAAAGCCTTAA
- a CDS encoding phospholipase A: protein MQQEQQASGLLFSILPHKSNYLLPVTYNTSPNNNAYNGLTDSNETLDNLEVKFQLSIKTPLWENIFGDNGTLYAAYSQLAFWQAYNSKISAPFREINFEPELFLAFNTGYEFYGVTSQVMSIGFNHQSNGRSKPLSRSWNRIVATFPFSRGDTYIVLKPWFRIPEAAKDDENPHMEKYYGYGELQLLQKIREHTLTLMLRNNLRTSGNKGAVQLDWSFPLHKKLKGYVQYFNGYGESLVDYNHHTNRIGIGVMLTDWL, encoded by the coding sequence ATGCAACAGGAACAGCAGGCCTCCGGCCTGCTGTTTTCTATTTTGCCCCATAAATCCAACTACCTGCTGCCGGTTACCTATAATACATCCCCGAACAACAACGCCTATAACGGGTTGACAGACAGCAATGAGACACTGGACAATCTTGAAGTTAAATTCCAGCTGAGTATCAAAACCCCGCTCTGGGAAAATATCTTCGGCGATAACGGCACCCTGTATGCGGCCTACAGTCAACTTGCATTTTGGCAGGCCTATAACAGTAAAATTTCAGCCCCGTTCAGGGAGATCAACTTTGAGCCGGAGCTCTTTCTGGCCTTCAATACCGGCTATGAGTTTTACGGTGTAACCAGCCAAGTGATGTCAATTGGTTTCAACCATCAGTCCAATGGACGCTCAAAGCCGCTTTCTCGCAGTTGGAACCGGATTGTGGCCACCTTTCCGTTCAGCAGGGGAGACACCTATATCGTACTCAAACCGTGGTTCCGCATCCCTGAAGCGGCAAAGGACGATGAAAATCCCCACATGGAAAAATATTACGGATACGGAGAACTACAGCTGTTACAAAAAATCAGGGAGCATACCCTGACACTGATGCTGCGCAACAACCTGCGTACCTCCGGGAATAAAGGAGCGGTACAGTTGGACTGGAGCTTTCCCCTGCACAAGAAATTGAAGGGGTATGTCCAGTATTTCAACGGTTATGGTGAAAGTCTGGTGGATTATAACCATCACACCAACCGGATTGGCATCGGTGTAATGCTGACGGATTGGCTGTAG